The following nucleotide sequence is from Bacteroidota bacterium.
AAGTTCACTTGGATTAAAGAATATTGCAAAAGCCAAAATTGTCGATCCGGCCAACAACCCAAAAAAAGAAGAATATGCCAATTTAATGGTAGAGCTCAGAAAGAGTAAAGGTCTTACCAAAGAGCAGGCATATGCTCTTTTAAAAGATCCATTGTACCTAGCTACCATTATGATAAAAAGCAAAGATGCCGATGGTGAAGTAGCAGGTGCCGACAATGCTACCGGCGATGTACTCAGGCCTGCTTTTCAGTATGTAAAAACCTTGCCGGGCATCAGCGTAGTATCAGGTGCTTTTTTGATGTTTTTAAAGAACAAAGAATATGGCGAAAATGGCCTGATGGTATTTGCCGATTGTGCGGTACATCCGAACCCAACTGCCAAGGAACTGGCAGAAATTGCCATTAGTACTGGCAAAACAACCAGAGCCATTGCCGGATTTGAACCACGCATTGCCATGCTGAGCTTCTCGACCAAGGGAAGTGCAAGCCATGAGATGGTGGATAAAGTGCGTGAAGCCACAGAAATAGCCCGTAAACTCGACCCAAGCATGAAAATTGATGGCGAATTGCAGGCAGATGCAGCTATCGTAGAGGCTATCGGACAGAAAAAAGCACCGGGTAGCGAAATAGCAGGTAAAGCCAATGTGTTGGTATTTCCAACTCTCGAAGCTGGAAATATTGCGTATAAACTCGTGCAACGACTTGCCAATGCAGAGGCTGTAGGCCCTGTTTTACAAGGAATGGCTGCTCCGATTAACGATTTATCGAGAGGCTGCTCTGTGAGTGATATTGTGAACCTTGTTGCCATTACTGCCAATCAGGCTGCAGGGAATAAATAAGAAAAAACAACAAAAAGATTCGATAAAAAATGTCAGAAGTAATTATTGAGGCCATAGAGGAATATGGATTAAGTTCGAAAAACAGAACCAAACAACTTTTTTCGAAAGTAGGTATTGTAGGATGCGGCACAGTTGGGCAAAACATCGCCCTGATGATCAGCCAAAAGGAATTGGAAGTGGTTTTTATTGAGCTCTCGGAAGAAAAAATCAATTATGCCAAGTGTAAGATTGAACTCGAACTCGATGTCATGATTGACCATTGGGGGATGACCGCAAGCGAGAAAAGAGCCATCCTTTCGCGCATTAATGGATATGTCGGGTTCGAAAACCTGAAAGGTTGCGACCTGGTTATCGAATCTATACGATCTAAAACACGTGAGAGAAGAGTTTCAAGCCGCAAAGAAGTTTTTAAAAACATAGAAAAATATGTTTCTCCCGAGTGTATTATTGCTACCAACTCCACCACCATAGTCATTACCGAATTATCATCCGACCTCGATTATAAGGACCGCTGCGTAAGCCTGCATTTTCTTACCACTGCTCCAAAAGCAAAAATGATAGAAGTAGTAAGAGGCCTTTATACTTCAGACATCGTATTCGAAAAGGTGGTGAAATTTGCTAAAATGTTAGGCAAAGAACCTATTCTATGCGAAGAATCTCCAGGCTTGATTAGTGTGCGGATATTTGTAGCACAACTCAACGAGGCCTGCGAAGTGCTCATGGAAGGTGTTGGATCAATGGAGGATATCGATAAAACCATGCGCATTGGCCTGGGGCAAAGCCTGGGACCATTCGAATTGGCCGATAAAAATGGACTCGACAAGGTGATTCGCTGGATGGAAAATCTATATAACGAGTTTGGTGACAAAAAATACATGGCCTCTCCCATCATTAAAAAGCTTGTAAGAGCGCATCAGCTCGGACGCGTTTCGGGACAAGGGTTTTACAAATACGACGAAAACGGAAAAAAAATTGGTCCTAACATTTAAAGTAAAAGTATAATGAAGATTCTGGTTCTGAACTGTGGAAGTTCATCAATAAAATATCAGCTGTTCGATATGAGCAGCGTAAAATGCCTTGCCAGTGGTGTAGCCGAAAAGGTTGGATTGAAAGGCTCTTTTGTGAAACTTGAAAAAGAAAAAGGCGAAAAAGTGCGCTTCGAAGGAGAAATCCTCGATCACCAGACTGGTATTGAATACATACTGGGCATATTGACAAGTGAAAAACATGGTATGCTCAAATCGCTGGACGAAATTGATGCTGTTGGCCATCGGGTGGCCCATGGTGGTGAGAATTTCAAAGGCAGTGCTTTTATCGACGATTATGCACTGGAACAGATAGAAAAATGCTGCGAACTGGCTCCTTTGCATAACCCTGCTAACCTGAAAGGTATTATGGCCATGATGAGCCTAATACCCAATATTAAGCAAGTAGCTGTTTTCGATACTGCTTTTCATCAGACTATGCCGGAGCATAGCTACATGTATGCGATTCCATATTCGCTTTACAATAAATACAAAATCCGCCGTTATGGTTTCCATGGAACCAGCCATTCCTACATTGCAAAAAGAGCCTGCGAAATACTCGGTGTTGACATCAATACTCAAAAGATAATTACCTGTCACTTGGGTAACGGGGCTTCGATGTGCGCCATCGATGGCGGAAAATCGCTCGATACAAGTATGGGCTTTACACCCATCGAAGGTTTAATTATGGGTACCCGTTCTGGCGACCTCGACATTGGAGTAGTGAGTTACATTATGGACAAGGAAGAACTTGCTCTCAGCGCCCTCAATACCGTATTTAACAAGCAAAGCGGTATGCTTGGGGTTTCGGGAGTGTCTTCCGACATGCGCGATATCGAAGATGCTGCATGGAAACAAGACAATAAAAGAGCCCAACTAGCATTAAAAATGTACCATTACCGGATTAAAAAATACATCGGTGCTTATGCTGCCGCATTGGGCGGTCTCGACATTCTGATTTTCGCTGGTGGTATTGGTGAGAATGGTCCGGAAACCCGCATGGAAGTATGTTCAGACCTTGAATTTATGGGTGTACAAATTGATCACGCCCTTAATGACAAACTGAGAGGTAAAGAAAAAGTGATTTCGCCTGCCGATTCAAAAATCAAAGTTATGGTTGTACCAACCAACGAGGAACTGGTAATTGCTCAGGACACCTTGCATATTATCGAAAGTATGAAATAGACCTTTAGCATTAGTTTGCTATTATTGCCCGCAATTCCATGGATCAGAGTAATATCTTATCGCTTGGAATTGCGGGTTTTTCTTTTTGCATTTGAATTTACTGAGCTTTTCTCTTCATAATGATGCAAATCATCCTACTATCTTCTGAAAGATTGTATTTTTAAGTACTAAAGAGTCTTTTTAACATGAAAGCAAATCTGATTTGGAATAACATGAAACTATGCAAACATTAATCAAAAACCTCGATCAGCTGGTGGAAGCTGCCATCAAAGGCAAAACAAAAACCCTGGTTGTTGCTGCTGCTGAAGATAAATATGTACTCAATGCCATTGCAAAAGCCCGTGAGGCTGGTCTGATACACCCCATTTTTATTGGAGATAAGGAAAAAATTAAAGAAATCGCTCTGGAAACTGGGGTGGGCATTTCAGACCAGGATATTATACATGCAAACAGCGAAAGTGAAGCATGTATGCGGGCTGTGAAGATGATTGCCGAAGGCAAAGCCGATTTATTAATGAAAGGATTGGTTCCCACAGGTACTCTTTTAAAACATGTTGTTTCGAAAGAATACGGATTGTTGTCGGGGAAATTATTAAGTCATCTGGCACTTTTCGAATCGCCTTACTACCATAAAATATTGGGGCTTACAGATGCAGCCATGAACATAGCACCTACTCTCGAAGAAAAAGCTGCCATACTCGAAAACGCCATTTCTGCTTTTCATGCACTTGGTTATGAACAGCCAAAAGTAGCTATTCTTGCTGCCGTCGAAAAAGTAAATCCAAAGATGCCTGCAACCACCGAGGCTGCTATCCTTAAAACAATGGCCGAGCGAAACCAGTTGGGCAGTTGCCAGGCCGATGGACCCATGGCATTAGACAATGCCATTTCGAAAGAAGCTGCAGAGCATAAAGAAATTTTTAGCCCCGTAGCAGGTGATGCTGACTTGTTACTGGCACCAGACTTAAACAGTGGCAACATTCTCTATAAGGCTCTATCGTTTTTAGGCAATGCTCGTTGTGCAGCAATAATAGTTGGCAGTAAATCGCCTATTGTATTAACTTCGAGGGCAGACACCGAAGAAACCAAGTTCTTATCCATTGCATTGGCAGTACTCACTTCAAAATAGAACATCAAATGGACATAAAAATACTCGCCATTAACCCAGGCTCTACCTCCACCAAAATAGCTGTTTTTCATAATTCGCGTCCTGCTTTTCTGAAGTCGATTTCGCACCCGGCAGAAGAATTGGCAAAATTCAATAAAATTGCCGACCAGTATGAATTTCGGAAAGATCATATTTTGAGTGAATTAAAGGACTCTCACATCGATATTAGTAAAATAGTAGCC
It contains:
- the pta gene encoding phosphate acetyltransferase encodes the protein MNLLDQIKLNARKNLQRIVLPESFEERTLRAADQVIEEGIASIILIGSESELLKKASSLGLKNIAKAKIVDPANNPKKEEYANLMVELRKSKGLTKEQAYALLKDPLYLATIMIKSKDADGEVAGADNATGDVLRPAFQYVKTLPGISVVSGAFLMFLKNKEYGENGLMVFADCAVHPNPTAKELAEIAISTGKTTRAIAGFEPRIAMLSFSTKGSASHEMVDKVREATEIARKLDPSMKIDGELQADAAIVEAIGQKKAPGSEIAGKANVLVFPTLEAGNIAYKLVQRLANAEAVGPVLQGMAAPINDLSRGCSVSDIVNLVAITANQAAGNK
- a CDS encoding 3-hydroxyacyl-CoA dehydrogenase family protein translates to MSEVIIEAIEEYGLSSKNRTKQLFSKVGIVGCGTVGQNIALMISQKELEVVFIELSEEKINYAKCKIELELDVMIDHWGMTASEKRAILSRINGYVGFENLKGCDLVIESIRSKTRERRVSSRKEVFKNIEKYVSPECIIATNSTTIVITELSSDLDYKDRCVSLHFLTTAPKAKMIEVVRGLYTSDIVFEKVVKFAKMLGKEPILCEESPGLISVRIFVAQLNEACEVLMEGVGSMEDIDKTMRIGLGQSLGPFELADKNGLDKVIRWMENLYNEFGDKKYMASPIIKKLVRAHQLGRVSGQGFYKYDENGKKIGPNI
- a CDS encoding acetate kinase, yielding MKILVLNCGSSSIKYQLFDMSSVKCLASGVAEKVGLKGSFVKLEKEKGEKVRFEGEILDHQTGIEYILGILTSEKHGMLKSLDEIDAVGHRVAHGGENFKGSAFIDDYALEQIEKCCELAPLHNPANLKGIMAMMSLIPNIKQVAVFDTAFHQTMPEHSYMYAIPYSLYNKYKIRRYGFHGTSHSYIAKRACEILGVDINTQKIITCHLGNGASMCAIDGGKSLDTSMGFTPIEGLIMGTRSGDLDIGVVSYIMDKEELALSALNTVFNKQSGMLGVSGVSSDMRDIEDAAWKQDNKRAQLALKMYHYRIKKYIGAYAAALGGLDILIFAGGIGENGPETRMEVCSDLEFMGVQIDHALNDKLRGKEKVISPADSKIKVMVVPTNEELVIAQDTLHIIESMK
- a CDS encoding bifunctional enoyl-CoA hydratase/phosphate acetyltransferase — its product is MQTLIKNLDQLVEAAIKGKTKTLVVAAAEDKYVLNAIAKAREAGLIHPIFIGDKEKIKEIALETGVGISDQDIIHANSESEACMRAVKMIAEGKADLLMKGLVPTGTLLKHVVSKEYGLLSGKLLSHLALFESPYYHKILGLTDAAMNIAPTLEEKAAILENAISAFHALGYEQPKVAILAAVEKVNPKMPATTEAAILKTMAERNQLGSCQADGPMALDNAISKEAAEHKEIFSPVAGDADLLLAPDLNSGNILYKALSFLGNARCAAIIVGSKSPIVLTSRADTEETKFLSIALAVLTSK